One stretch of Bradyrhizobium manausense DNA includes these proteins:
- a CDS encoding preprotein translocase subunit SecA yields the protein MDLDHRDLAVGRPYPERADREPAVHDRVAEYLAKDLLQRALGGIRDPVRALMPIVEHTAGHENALRIMSDDELRLQVSDIRAKLRNSGFTLPLVGRCFALVREAASRTIGQRHYDVQLIAGFGLLKGRLVEMATGEGKTVAATLPAAAVALAGYPVHLITVNDYLAQRDASEMRPLYEFLGLSVGTVVQGMPRSERRRAYASAVTYCTNKELAFDYLRDRVALAHRSSSLHLSLERLRGNLRRDEDLVLRGLYFGIVDEADSIFIDEARTPLILSSSTGAAEEKLQCEQALQFASSLVAGEHYEIDLAERSLALTKGGCREVGRLADELHGVWSSVRAREELVTQALSAMLLFNRDQHYVVMDGKVQIVDESTGRVMPDRSWERGLHQLIEIKEDCEPTERRETLARITYQRLFRRYIRLSGMTGTAREVAREIKSVYGLDVVRIPLNRPSQRRVAPPLVCTTPVEKLRVIADRVERLAVTEGRAVLIGTRSVGASEEISAALNARGITHALLNAKQDQDEAEVVARAGEPARVTVATNMAGRGTDIRLDPGVAARGGLHVILTEYHDSRRVDRQLFGRCARQGDPGSCEAIVSLQDDVFMIHAGSMTRLIARLVGTRIPVPLRVYHSLRWLAQFQAERRHGYVRVQNVKLDRRLDRVLAFSGRGE from the coding sequence ATGGATCTCGATCACCGCGACCTGGCGGTTGGCCGTCCCTATCCGGAGCGCGCAGACCGCGAGCCGGCGGTTCACGATCGAGTGGCCGAATATCTGGCGAAGGATCTGCTTCAACGCGCGCTCGGCGGCATACGGGATCCCGTTCGTGCGCTGATGCCTATCGTCGAGCACACCGCCGGACATGAAAATGCCCTGCGGATCATGAGCGATGACGAATTGCGTCTGCAGGTATCGGATATTCGTGCGAAACTGCGGAACTCGGGCTTTACGCTGCCTCTCGTCGGCCGATGCTTCGCGCTGGTACGGGAGGCGGCATCGCGGACCATCGGTCAGCGGCACTACGACGTCCAGCTGATTGCGGGGTTCGGTCTGCTGAAGGGCAGACTGGTGGAGATGGCGACCGGAGAAGGCAAGACCGTTGCTGCCACGTTGCCTGCGGCCGCGGTGGCGCTGGCCGGGTATCCCGTGCATCTCATTACGGTCAACGATTACCTTGCCCAACGCGACGCAAGCGAGATGAGGCCGCTCTATGAGTTCCTGGGCCTGAGTGTCGGGACCGTGGTCCAGGGCATGCCGAGATCCGAGCGGCGTCGCGCCTATGCAAGTGCAGTGACATATTGCACCAACAAGGAGCTTGCATTCGACTATCTGCGCGACCGTGTCGCGCTGGCGCATCGAAGCAGCAGTTTACACCTGTCACTCGAGCGGCTGCGCGGAAATTTGCGACGGGACGAGGATCTCGTGCTACGCGGGCTCTATTTTGGCATCGTCGACGAAGCAGACAGTATTTTCATCGATGAAGCGCGCACGCCCCTCATCCTGTCGTCGTCGACGGGGGCCGCCGAGGAAAAATTGCAATGCGAGCAGGCCCTTCAGTTCGCGAGCTCTCTCGTCGCGGGAGAGCACTATGAGATCGATCTCGCAGAGCGAAGTCTGGCGCTGACCAAGGGAGGGTGCCGAGAGGTCGGACGGCTCGCTGACGAGCTGCACGGCGTTTGGAGTTCGGTTCGGGCTCGCGAGGAGCTTGTGACCCAGGCTCTCTCCGCAATGTTGCTGTTCAACCGCGATCAGCACTATGTCGTCATGGACGGCAAGGTGCAAATCGTGGACGAGTCGACGGGACGCGTGATGCCCGACCGCTCCTGGGAACGTGGCCTTCATCAGCTGATCGAGATCAAGGAAGATTGCGAGCCGACTGAGCGGCGCGAGACGCTCGCGCGCATCACTTATCAGCGGCTGTTTCGTCGCTACATTCGCCTGTCCGGAATGACGGGTACCGCCCGCGAGGTCGCGCGGGAGATCAAATCCGTGTACGGCCTCGATGTCGTTCGCATCCCGCTGAACCGGCCCTCGCAGCGTCGCGTGGCTCCCCCTCTGGTATGCACGACCCCGGTTGAAAAGCTGCGGGTCATTGCCGACAGGGTGGAGCGGCTGGCCGTGACCGAAGGCAGGGCGGTTTTGATCGGCACCCGCTCGGTTGGCGCGTCCGAGGAGATCAGCGCGGCCTTGAATGCTCGCGGCATCACGCATGCGCTCTTGAACGCGAAGCAGGACCAGGATGAGGCGGAGGTCGTCGCGAGGGCAGGCGAGCCCGCGCGCGTGACGGTGGCGACGAATATGGCTGGCCGCGGGACCGATATCCGGCTTGACCCGGGCGTTGCCGCGCGGGGCGGCCTGCATGTCATCTTGACCGAGTACCACGATTCCCGGCGGGTCGATCGCCAGCTATTCGGTCGCTGCGCACGGCAGGGCGATCCCGGCAGCTGCGAGGCCATCGTTTCACTTCAGGACGACGTATTCATGATCCATGCAGGATCGATGACGCGCCTGATTGCGCGACTCGTCGGTACGCGCATTCCTGTTCCGTTGCGGGTCTACCATTCGTTACGCTGGCTGGCTCAATTCCAGGCGGAGCGGCGACATGGCTATGTGCGCGTCCAGAATGTGAAGCTGGATCGTCGGCTGGACCGGGTGCTTGCGTTTTCGGGGAGGGGCGAATGA
- a CDS encoding peptidase M50: MNAPLLSNWWYRVAARKPKLRAHARLHRHIYRGEVWYLLQDRASSRVHRFSPSARLIVSLMDGTHSVEQLWELANRHLGEDAPSQDELIQLLGQLHAADLLESDVTPDVAELFARSEREQRARHLRSYGNPMAIRIPLFDPDKLLNRWAGLVRLIWSGWGAIAWLAVVLPAFILVWPHWPELSHNFSDRVLAVDNLFIIYLVFPAIKALHELGHASATKAGGGEVHDLGMILLVLLPVPYVDASAATVFRSKYRRALVGAAGMGVELFVAAIAFYLWLLVEPGLVRAILFNVMLIASVSTLLFNGNPLLRYDAYYILVDLIEIPNLAARSARYWGYLFERYLLGVSDLERPDDSGVERAWLFFYGFASTVYRIMVTIFIALFIAGQFFFIGVILAVWAVGAMAVLPVVKAVRHLVENPRLRKHRARSVAVTAGLLLGLAFFLLAVPMPYHSNVEGVLWLPEEAMVRAASNGFVHELLVTPGTQVALGDPLVESREPTLVAQLRRSEAKVTELQAEYAAEFVSDRAKAQIVRDKLELERANLSLARDRASDLVARARSDGVFVVPQMVDIPGRYYRRGELLGYVVGNTTPLARVVVPQEAVDRVRLTTDRIQVRPVDQPRLILEGRVLRAVPAGGEYLPSAALSVEGGGDIATDPRDAKGPKTLQRTFQFDIELEGLEAVDHFGQHVFVRFEHRKEPLAVQWYRSVRLLLLTNFHV; this comes from the coding sequence GTGAACGCGCCGTTGCTCAGCAATTGGTGGTATCGAGTCGCAGCGCGAAAGCCGAAGTTGCGTGCACATGCGCGATTGCATCGGCACATCTATCGCGGCGAAGTGTGGTATTTGTTGCAGGATCGCGCCTCTTCGCGGGTGCATCGCTTCAGCCCGTCCGCGCGGCTGATTGTCTCGTTAATGGACGGAACGCATTCCGTCGAGCAGTTGTGGGAACTTGCGAACCGTCACCTGGGTGAAGACGCACCCAGCCAGGACGAGCTCATCCAATTGCTTGGCCAACTGCATGCCGCCGACCTGTTGGAAAGCGATGTAACCCCCGACGTCGCCGAGCTTTTTGCACGCAGCGAGCGCGAGCAAAGGGCTCGCCATTTGCGTTCCTATGGCAATCCCATGGCGATCCGCATTCCGCTGTTTGATCCGGATAAGCTGCTCAATCGCTGGGCGGGTCTTGTACGGTTGATCTGGAGCGGCTGGGGGGCGATCGCGTGGCTCGCGGTCGTGCTTCCGGCCTTCATTCTGGTCTGGCCGCATTGGCCGGAGCTCAGCCACAATTTCAGCGACCGCGTGTTGGCGGTCGACAATCTGTTCATCATCTATCTGGTCTTCCCGGCGATCAAGGCGTTGCACGAACTGGGGCATGCCTCCGCCACCAAGGCCGGGGGCGGAGAGGTGCACGATCTCGGCATGATCCTGCTGGTCTTGCTGCCGGTTCCTTACGTCGATGCGTCGGCCGCCACCGTTTTCAGATCCAAGTATCGGCGCGCGCTCGTCGGTGCGGCCGGTATGGGTGTCGAGCTCTTTGTCGCGGCGATCGCGTTCTACCTGTGGCTCCTGGTCGAGCCGGGGTTGGTGCGGGCGATCCTGTTCAATGTGATGCTGATCGCGAGCGTGTCGACACTTCTGTTCAACGGCAATCCGCTGCTTCGCTACGACGCTTACTACATTCTGGTGGATCTCATCGAGATTCCGAATCTGGCGGCGCGGTCGGCGCGTTATTGGGGCTACTTGTTCGAGCGATACCTGCTTGGCGTCTCCGACCTGGAGCGGCCGGACGATTCCGGTGTGGAGCGGGCATGGCTCTTCTTCTACGGCTTTGCTTCGACCGTCTACCGCATCATGGTGACGATCTTCATTGCGTTGTTCATCGCGGGACAGTTCTTCTTCATCGGCGTTATTCTCGCCGTATGGGCAGTAGGCGCAATGGCGGTGCTGCCGGTTGTAAAGGCGGTGCGTCATCTCGTGGAAAACCCGCGCCTGCGCAAGCATCGCGCCCGTTCTGTTGCGGTAACGGCCGGACTCCTGCTCGGCCTGGCTTTCTTTCTGCTCGCCGTCCCGATGCCCTATCATTCCAACGTCGAGGGGGTGTTGTGGCTGCCTGAAGAAGCCATGGTGCGCGCAGCTTCGAATGGCTTCGTCCATGAACTCCTGGTGACGCCGGGAACGCAGGTCGCACTGGGTGACCCGTTGGTCGAGAGTCGCGAGCCGACACTCGTTGCGCAGTTGCGCAGGAGCGAGGCCAAGGTGACGGAACTGCAGGCCGAATATGCTGCGGAGTTCGTGTCGGATCGGGCAAAGGCCCAGATTGTCCGCGATAAACTTGAACTCGAGCGCGCAAATTTGAGCCTCGCCCGCGATCGCGCTTCGGACCTTGTGGCTCGTGCTCGCAGCGATGGTGTGTTTGTCGTGCCGCAAATGGTCGACATTCCCGGCCGCTACTACCGTCGGGGTGAGCTGCTTGGCTACGTTGTCGGAAATACGACGCCGCTGGCACGCGTCGTCGTTCCTCAGGAGGCGGTTGACAGAGTACGCCTCACGACGGACCGCATCCAGGTCCGTCCGGTGGACCAGCCGCGGCTGATCCTGGAGGGGCGCGTTTTGCGGGCGGTGCCGGCCGGTGGTGAATACCTGCCCAGCGCAGCACTGAGTGTGGAGGGAGGCGGGGATATTGCGACTGACCCGCGGGACGCGAAGGGGCCGAAGACGCTGCAGCGGACCTTTCAATTCGACATCGAGCTTGAAGGTCTGGAGGCGGTGGACCATTTCGGCCAGCATGTCTTCGTTCGGTTCGAACACCGGAAGGAGCCGCTGGCGGTGCAATGGTATCGCAGCGTCAGACTGCTATTGTTGACAAACTTCCATGTCTAA
- a CDS encoding efflux RND transporter periplasmic adaptor subunit — protein sequence MTTASPIYSFTEDAARAESIAWAKFSAAKDSAEFCASWLAILCLQVERVGGGLLLLGPDKDGSYVPAAVWPHPGLDMQYLSPAAERALTERRGIVLPSEGIGASREHHAFIGYPIEVSGTLHGVVVLDIGPGPEATLQRALRLLHWASAWLIDQFRKGALEERDARLARMGLAMDIVATAMQERYFSAAALAVANELAGRLACDRVSVGLERSGSVEVKAISHTATFDPKMDLGRRIGNAMDEVLDLDVALVFPPRDDVESAALAHADLAREYRDIAVCSVPLADGGHATGVLTLERTAGEPFDTETVELCKTVGALLGPILKLKRENERGVVRHAGTSLHHGLELLFGPRHPGAKLVGLLLVGVILFFSVATGTYRVAAKTVIEGAVQRIAAAPFDGYIAQSFVRAGDTVHAGQVLCKLDDRELKLEQTRLSSEREQLDRKYRQALAAQERATMTILQAQIEQVDAMLSLVTDKLARATLLAPFDGIVVAGDLHQLLGTPVELGKMLFTVAPLDSYRVILQVEERDISYVRLGQQGELTLSGIPHRRMDFSVEQMTPVSTAQEGRNYFRVEARLQNASDRVRPGMEGVGKIDVGERKLIWIWTHNFVDWVRLSIWKWLF from the coding sequence ATGACCACCGCGTCCCCGATCTATTCCTTCACCGAGGACGCAGCGCGTGCCGAATCGATAGCCTGGGCCAAATTTTCGGCCGCCAAGGACAGTGCCGAGTTTTGCGCAAGCTGGCTCGCAATTCTTTGTCTGCAGGTCGAGCGGGTGGGCGGCGGGCTTCTGCTGCTGGGGCCCGACAAGGATGGCAGCTACGTGCCCGCGGCGGTGTGGCCCCATCCCGGTCTGGACATGCAATATCTCAGTCCGGCCGCCGAACGGGCTCTGACCGAGCGACGCGGAATCGTGCTGCCCTCGGAGGGGATTGGCGCGTCGCGCGAACACCACGCGTTCATCGGCTATCCGATTGAAGTGTCCGGCACCCTGCATGGGGTCGTCGTGCTCGATATCGGGCCTGGCCCCGAAGCGACGTTGCAACGGGCCCTGCGGTTGTTGCATTGGGCCAGCGCCTGGCTGATTGACCAGTTCCGCAAGGGCGCACTGGAGGAGCGCGACGCGCGGCTTGCGCGTATGGGGCTCGCCATGGACATTGTGGCGACCGCCATGCAGGAGCGCTACTTCTCGGCGGCGGCGCTGGCTGTCGCCAACGAACTTGCGGGACGCCTGGCGTGCGATCGGGTGAGCGTGGGACTCGAGCGTTCAGGCAGCGTCGAAGTCAAGGCGATCTCGCATACCGCGACCTTCGACCCCAAAATGGACCTTGGCCGGCGCATCGGCAATGCCATGGACGAGGTGCTCGACCTCGACGTCGCGCTCGTGTTCCCTCCGCGTGACGACGTCGAGAGCGCGGCCCTCGCGCATGCCGATCTCGCGCGCGAGTACAGGGATATTGCGGTGTGCTCGGTGCCGCTCGCGGACGGCGGACATGCAACCGGCGTGCTGACTCTGGAACGCACCGCAGGCGAGCCCTTCGACACCGAAACCGTCGAGCTGTGCAAGACGGTTGGCGCGCTGCTCGGTCCGATCCTGAAGCTCAAGCGTGAAAACGAGCGCGGCGTCGTCCGACATGCCGGGACCTCGTTGCACCATGGCCTGGAGCTCCTGTTCGGACCGCGCCATCCGGGCGCGAAGCTCGTCGGGTTGTTGCTGGTGGGCGTCATCTTGTTCTTCAGTGTCGCGACTGGCACCTATCGTGTCGCGGCAAAGACGGTGATCGAAGGAGCGGTGCAGCGCATCGCGGCGGCACCGTTCGATGGGTATATCGCACAAAGCTTCGTTCGCGCAGGCGACACCGTGCATGCCGGGCAGGTGTTGTGCAAACTGGACGACCGGGAACTCAAGCTCGAACAAACACGGTTGTCGTCCGAGCGCGAGCAGCTTGACCGCAAATACCGGCAGGCGCTGGCTGCACAGGAGCGTGCGACCATGACGATCCTCCAGGCCCAGATCGAGCAGGTCGATGCCATGTTGTCGCTCGTCACCGACAAGCTCGCGCGTGCCACGCTGCTCGCGCCGTTCGACGGCATTGTCGTTGCGGGCGACCTGCACCAGCTCCTCGGGACGCCGGTCGAACTGGGCAAGATGCTCTTCACGGTCGCGCCATTGGACAGCTATCGCGTCATTCTGCAGGTCGAGGAGCGAGACATTTCCTACGTCAGGCTCGGTCAACAGGGCGAGCTCACCCTCTCGGGTATCCCGCACCGGCGGATGGATTTCTCGGTCGAGCAAATGACGCCAGTCTCGACCGCCCAGGAGGGCCGCAACTATTTCCGGGTGGAGGCGCGGCTCCAGAATGCATCCGACCGCGTGCGACCCGGCATGGAGGGCGTTGGAAAGATCGATGTCGGCGAACGCAAGCTGATCTGGATCTGGACGCACAATTTCGTGGATTGGGTTCGCCTGTCGATTTGGAAATGGTTGTTCTGA
- a CDS encoding SapC family protein, whose amino-acid sequence MTAQLLIYETVIPLSAARHRGCAVEMARNYGFSSKTNSVPLMAVEFPAAASEYAIVFAGTKDNVMPAVILGVRDSENLFLSEDSKWDGKYVPAFLRRYPFVFSTSSDGERFVLCIDEAYSGFNRDGRGQKLFDDDSKPTQYVQNILTFLQEYQAQFNRTQAFCRKVRELDLLEPMQAQVELASGEKLSLAGFMAVNREKLKALPGEKLAELAKTDELELLYLHLQSMRNFQALPSRLSVVKGTAPAASGPDGAAEAGDHLNGARASA is encoded by the coding sequence ATGACTGCCCAGTTGTTGATTTACGAAACCGTTATTCCGTTATCCGCCGCGCGGCACCGCGGCTGCGCAGTCGAGATGGCCAGGAATTATGGCTTCAGCAGCAAGACCAATTCGGTACCCTTGATGGCGGTCGAGTTTCCCGCCGCGGCATCCGAATATGCGATCGTGTTTGCCGGCACCAAGGACAACGTCATGCCGGCCGTCATTCTCGGCGTGCGAGACAGCGAAAACCTGTTTCTGTCGGAGGATTCCAAATGGGACGGCAAGTATGTCCCGGCTTTCCTCCGTCGCTATCCGTTTGTGTTCTCGACCAGCTCCGATGGCGAGAGGTTCGTCCTCTGCATCGACGAGGCTTATTCGGGATTTAACCGCGATGGTCGGGGACAAAAGCTGTTCGATGACGACAGCAAGCCCACCCAGTATGTCCAGAACATCCTGACTTTCCTGCAGGAATATCAGGCCCAGTTCAACCGCACCCAGGCCTTCTGCCGCAAGGTGCGCGAACTCGATCTGCTCGAGCCGATGCAGGCCCAGGTCGAGCTCGCCTCGGGCGAAAAGCTGTCGCTCGCGGGATTCATGGCGGTGAATCGGGAGAAGCTGAAGGCTCTGCCCGGTGAAAAGCTTGCCGAGCTTGCCAAGACGGATGAACTGGAGCTGCTTTATCTTCACCTTCAGTCGATGCGCAACTTCCAGGCTCTTCCGTCGCGCCTCTCGGTTGTCAAGGGAACGGCTCCGGCGGCGAGCGGTCCTGACGGTGCCGCGGAGGCGGGCGATCACCTGAACGGGGCGAGAGCATCCGCCTAG